In Halichondria panicea chromosome 17, odHalPani1.1, whole genome shotgun sequence, a single window of DNA contains:
- the LOC135351390 gene encoding uncharacterized protein LOC135351390, with product MKDFPPEEEGYSQPPAYSGYSAPSSYPPSSYAPAPPVFQQQTSNNNVVVVGNQPSAPQSVVHVMAPRASSYIWLTAVMMVLCCLHANVPGIILFIIPALICACVAQDNNSAGDYEGARSCGMAALCCNIVAMVYFVLLVLAGVAGVLVYFLYIVPHINDFSPATSVCVCVCVCCYAVADVKKLKSDTCALSTDHTLWPTVLLAQWWKRIKDKPSLTLPSTSTCYPRTLIHHIAQLPEGQAFLAQRISFLKAKRIELCNTSQEWIVHHNIAACYHKLGPGLEHTAPALYHANQALQVQPCRHRLGLGPGYRYLAPEPHSDGAMEFLDQPPGDEEVRWLLEQLVRQRDAEERRCGLEGELKLKGILTMPTPVEVERRCASGLSVEEFYRCYALTHTPLIITGLVDHMTTTPWTLAYMEQKLGDMVVPVKRMVEGSVEWARLESVGLCSLRHFIHSLDNGKENRYLFDWSLPIYCPELLTELSIPKYFATDFLQRTPEGSLYNDSWPSLFIAPPQVVSELHVDTFGSNFWMALFQGRKRWIFFPPEDTPLLYPVYAHSTDAIFEAQLSAPDLTLHPHLSLTRPRHCTLEPGEVLYVPAGCPHRVENLEKSLAISANFIDGSNFELAKKELSAIAYIDYRAQQLLEVLTSTECRVQSMVLQRRRLCQRSLELHTRLVQKMLNCVFPGLTLNTKDN from the exons ATGAAAGATTTCCCCCCAGAGGAGGAGGGCTACTCGCAGCCCCCTGCCTACTCTG GTTATAGCGCCCCCTCCAGTTACCCCCCTTCCAGCTATGCTCCGGCCCCCCCAGTCTTCCAGCAGCAGACCAGCAATAAC AATGTGGTGGTGGTAGGCAACCAGCCCAGTGCCCCTCAGtcagtggtgcacgtgatggcCCCCCGTGCCTCCTCCTATATCTGGTTGACTGCTGTCATGATGGTACTCTGCTGTCTCCATGCCAATGTCCCTGGTATCATCCTCTTCATAATACCAGCTCTCATCTGTGCTTGTGTT GCCCAAGACAACAACAGTGCCGGTGACTATGAGGGTGCCAGGTCTTGTGGTATGGCTGCCCTGTGCTGCAACATTGTGGCCATGGTCTACTTTGTCCTCCTAGTCCTGGCAGGAGTTGCTGGAGTACTAGTCTACTTCCTCTACATCGTTCCACATATCAATGACTTCAGCCCTGCAACT agtgtgtgcgtgtgtgtgtgtgtttgttgctATGCAGTAGCTGATGTGAAGAAGCTGAAGAGTGACACTTGTGCCCTATccactgaccacaccctctgGCCTACCGTCCTACTCGCTCAATGGTGGAAGAGGATCAAAGACAAGCCCTCACTAACTCTCCCCTCCACCTCCACCTGCTACCCCAGGACACTTATCCACCACATTGCACA GTTGCCTGAAGGACAAGCTTTTCTCGCTCAAAGAATCTCATTTCTCAAAGCCAAGCGCATAGAGCTTTGCAACACCTCACAAGAGTGGATTGTCCATCACAACATTGCTGCCTGTTACCACAAGTTAGGCCCAGGCCTGGAGCACACAGCCCCGGCACTGTATCATGCTAACCAGGCCCTACAGGTTCAGCCGTGTCGCCACAGGTTAGGCTTAGGCCCAGGGTACAGATACTTAGCCCCAGAACCTCATTCTGACGGAGCCATGGAGTTCCTGGACCAGCCCCCTGGTGATGAGGAAGTGAGGTGGCTTTTGGAACAGCTGGTGAGACAGAGGGACGCTGAAGAGAGGAGGTGTGGTCTGGAGGGGGAACTAAAGCTCAAGGGAATCCTCACAATGCCTACACCTGTCGAG GTTGAGCGAAGGTGTGCCAGTGGGCTAAGTGTGGAGGAGTTCTACCGTTGCTATGCCCTCACTCACACTCCATTGATCATCACTGGCCTCGTGGATCACATGACCACGACACCATGGACACTAGCCTACATGGAACAG AAACTTGGTGATATGGTTGTTCCAGTGAAGCGTATGGTGGAGGGCAGTGTGGAGTGGGCCAGACTggagtccgttggtttgtgcTCCCTCAGACACTTCATACACTCTCTGGACAATGGGAAAG AGAACCGCTACCTGTTTGACTGGAGCCTACCCATCTACTGCCCGGAGCTATTAACAGAGCTGAGCATACCTAAGTATTTTGCTACTGACTTCCTCCAGCGTACGCCTGAGGGCAGCTTGTACAACGACAGTTGGCCCAGTCTCTTCATTGCACCTCCTCAAGTGGTCagtgagctacatgtagacacATTTGGTTCTAACTTCTGGATGGCACTATTCCAGGGAAGGAAAAG ATGGATATTCTTTCCTCCTGAAGACACTCCGCTACTCTACCCAGTATACGCCCACTCAACAGATGCTATATTCGAGGCCCAGCTCTCGGCCCCGGACCTGACCCTACATCCACACCTCTCCCTCACACGCCCACGCCACTGCACACTAGAGCCGGGGGAGGTCTTGTACGTACCAGCTGGCTGTCCACATCGCGTGGAGAACTTGGAGAAATCTTTAGCCATCTCGGCAAATTTCATTGATGGTTCAAACTTTGAACTTGCCAAGAAGGAGCTGAGTGCGATTGCTTACATTGATTATCGTGCTCAGCAGTTATTGGAAGTGCTGACAAGTACAGAGTGCAGAGTGCAGAGCATGGTCCTGCAACGGAGGAGACTGTGTCAGAGATCACTGGAACTGCACACGAGACTAGTACAGAAGATGTTGAATTGTGTATTTCCTGGACTGACTTTAAACACCAAGGACAATTAA
- the LOC135351450 gene encoding NADPH:adrenodoxin oxidoreductase, mitochondrial-like: MLCGWVWTCGKGKAMFHQSSRQCERLLRRLYSSSGSPLRVCVVGSGPAGFYTAHQLLKKHPNTCVDILERLPVPFGLVRFGVAPDHPEVKNCINQFTSLAQSGKCRFLGNVRVGEDVSVTTLRSLYHAVVLAYGAEGDRELGIPGEDLPGVHSARAFVGWYNGLPSCRHLSPDLSGDTAIVCGHGNVALDVARMLLTPVDILKSTDICEHALDALAESKIRRVHLIGRRGPLQVAFTIKELREMTRLPNCQTTFDPRDFDPIRDQIQDLPRPRKRLTELMMKTAEEGSVAHGDRGVSHSDDGREWRLHFLKSPVEVMDSGCGIVGGVRVELNILEGNGDSTRAVATGNYEEVECNLVLRSIGYKALPLEGGVPVDPSTGYIPNHRGRVDNGLYCSGWVKTGPVGVIVTTMENAFETAATILEDYENGMLQVTEDTDLTGKLRDVCPPVLFSDWERIDERERRDGDRVGKPREKITSLQTMLDIAHT, encoded by the exons ATGCTCTGCGGGTGGGTGTGGACCTGTGGTAAAGGCAAAGCTATGTTTCATCAGAGCTCAAGACAGTGTGAGAGGTTGTTGAGACGTCTCTACTCGTCCTCAGGGTCCCCCCTGAGAGTGTGTGTCGTGGGTAGTGGGCCGGCTGGGTTCTATACTGCTCACCAGCTGCTCAAG AAACATCCCAACACTTGTGTAGATATTTTAGAGCGTCTTCCTGTCCCATTTGGACTGGTTCGATTTGGAGTAGCCCCTGATCACCCGGAAGTGAAG aatTGTATCAACCAGTTCACTAGCTTGGCACAGTCTGGCAAGTGTCGTTTCCTTGGTAATGTGCGTGTGGGGGAGGACGTGAGTGTGACCACTCTGAGGTCACTCTATCATGCTGTCGTACTG GCGTATGGTGCTGAGGGAGATAGAGAGCTAGGTATCCCAGGAGAG GACCTCCCTGGAGTGCACTCTGCTAGGGCCTTTGTGGGCTGGTACAATGGACTCCCCTCCTGTAGACAC TTGTCCCCTGATCTATCTGGAGACACAGCCATTGTGTGTGGCCATGGTAACGTGGCTCTAGACGTGGCACGAATGCTACTCACTCCAGTTGACATTCTCAag AGTACTGATATTTGTGAGCATGCACTGGATGCATTGGCTGAGAGCAAGATTAGACGCGTCCATCTGATTGGTCGGAGGGGACCACTACAAGTAGCCTTCACTATCAAGGAACTACGAGAGATGACCAGACTACCAAATTGTCAAACCACCTTTGACCCTAGAGACTTTGACCCCATCAGAGACCAAATACAAG ATTTACCTCGACCAAGGAAACGATTGACAGAGCTAATGATGAAAACTGCTGA GGAAGGGAGCGTGGCACACGGTGATAGGGGCGTATCCCATAGTGATGATGGGAGGGAATGGAGACTGCATTTCCTGAAGAGTCCGGTAGAGGTGATGGATAGTGGGTGTGGCATAGTGGGCGGAGTCAGGGTGGAGCTTAATATATTAGAG GGCAACGGGGATAGTACCAGAGCAGTGGCCACTGGCAACTATGAAGAAGTAGAATGTAATTTG GTACTGCGGAGTATTGGGTACAAGGCCTTGCCCCTCGAGGGTGGTGTACCAGTGGACCCCAGTACAGGGTACATACCCAATCACAGAGGAAGGGTGGACAATG GTTTGTATTGCAGTGGTTGGGTCAAGACAGGTCCAGTAGGTGTCATAGTAACCACCATGGAGAATGCCTTTGAGACAGCTGCTACTATACTGGAGGACTATGAGAATG GTATGCTACAAGTGACGGAGGACACAGATCTCACTGGCAAACTGAGAG ATGTATGCCCCCCAGTGTTGTTCTCAGACTGGGAAAGGATTGATGAGCGAGAGAGGAGAGATGGAGACAGAGTTGGTAAACCCAGGGAGAAGATCACCTCACTACAAACTATGTTGGACATTGCTCATACCTAG
- the LOC135351471 gene encoding uncharacterized protein LOC135351471 produces the protein MRSGGVSDKQQEAHKMKLYLLSALLFLACTDAVLGGQPALTWLKNLQGIIATHAAQGHRLHKRQSDACNTDITESFSPSFQLCQQELTDVLSFSADEAEVTKFCHDKCGPLVIDFSERLAKDCGIPDAAPDMNVKEIINSTCLYGPGNTLCALLWRNVLMNPPQTYYTCISDYVPGQACPDSCKTAEAWVNTNVGCCYRAYLDFLDSQGADEGVLTDDFWTTCGVKEPQKCLP, from the exons ATGAGATCTGGGGGCGTGTCTGATAAACAACAAGAGGCTCATAAAATGAAGCTGTACCTACTCTCCGCTCTTCTCTTCCTGGCCTGCACTGATGCAGTGCTCGGCGGCCAACCAGCGCTTACCTGGCTCAAGAACCTTCAAGGAATTATTGCCACCCATGCTGCTCAAGGACATCGGCTGCACAA GAGACAATCTGATGCTTGCAATACAGACATCACTGAGTCATTCTCACCTTCTTTCCAGCTATGCCAGCAGGAGCTGACTGATGTGTTAAGTTTCAGTGCTGACGAAGCTGAAGTGACAAAGTTCTGCCATGATAAGTGTGGCCCTCTTGTCATTGATTTTTCCGAAAGACTTGCCAAAGACTGTGGCATTCCAGATGCAGCG CCTGACATGAATGTGAAGGAAATCATCAACTCTACGTGTCTCTATGGCCCAGGCAACACTTTGTGTGCTCTCCTGTGGAGGAATGTTCTCATGAATCCTCCTCAGACATACTAT ACTTGTATCTCTGACTATGTTCCTGGCCAAGCTTGTCCAGACTCCTGCAAGACT GCTGAAGCCTGGGTCAACACCAACGTAGGCTGCTGCTACCGTGCCTACCTGGACTTCCTAGACTCTCAAGG AGCCGATGAAGGTGTACTAACAGACGACTTTTGGACCACGTGCGGTGTGAAGGAGCCTCAGAAGTGCCTCCCCTGA
- the LOC135351480 gene encoding histone H3.3A, with product MARTKQTARKSTGGKAPRKQLATKAARKSAPSTGGVKKPHRYRPGTVALREIRRYQKSTELLIRKLPFQRLVREIAQDFKTDLRFQSAAIGALQEASEAYLVGLFEDTNLCAIHAKRVTIMPKDIQLARRIRGERA from the exons atggCTCGTACTAAACAAACTGCAAGAAAGTCTACCGGAGGAAAGGCTCCAAGGAAACAATTGGCCACCAAAGCCGCCCGTAAGAGTGCTCCGTCAACTGGAGGAGTCAAGAAGCCTCATCGTTATAGACCTGGAACTGTGGCTCTTCGAGAGATCAGACGTTACCAGAAGTCCACAGAACTACTCATCAGGAAACTGCCATTTCAAAGGCTTGTAAGGGAGATTGCTCAAGACTTCAAGACTGACTTAAGGTTCCAGAGTGCTGCCATTGGAGCCCTACAG GAAGCGTCTGAGGCATACCTTGTTGGACTGTTTGAGGACACTAACTTGTGTGCTATCCATGCCAAGCGTGTCACCATCATGCCCAAGGACATCCAGCTGGCCAGGAGAATCCGTGGGGAGAGGGCTTAG